One Sediminibacillus dalangtanensis genomic region harbors:
- a CDS encoding YhgE/Pip domain-containing protein, which yields MRRIKKLLLVFTIILLAMPSLLVSAASDSKSGEDTTREKGKVSSKDEVIYGKLNAAGKRQELYVVNTLDVEKAGKVVDHGTYTDLKNLTDLSPLEQKDGEVTIDAPEGKFYYQGNMEGQSLPWDISITYLLDGKEIAPADLAGKDGHVEIKIATSANEKVDPVFFENYLLQVSLSLNLDNYRNIKATDGTLANAGKNKQVSFTVMPEKEEELVVEADVTDFELDGIDISAVPSSMPIESPDIDEMTGEMDTLTDAIAEVNGGVADLEDGIAQLNDGAGELRDGSMQYKDGISSLAGSSAELVNGSGSLKQALEQMSASLESGSEDMGLGDLKQLEDGLSQMADGINQSADGLVTLKDNYAKAYSTLDEKMAAIPDYELSEEEFKQLYKSGANPEVLDKLKETYTAARTAKGTYSAVKEGFDAVGGTLGQVSGSLTDMADNLEEMANQLASSRENMDSADSFAQLQDGIREIASQYASFHSGLVEYTDGVNQLSSSYGELDNGISGLAEGLGETESGVGSLHDGTAELQEATSDLPDEMKKEVNEMMDEYDKSDFEPVSFVSPENEHINSVQFVLKTESIKQEEQEETEESVEEEKGFWDRLMDLFK from the coding sequence ATGAGGAGAATAAAGAAGCTTCTGCTTGTCTTTACGATCATCCTGTTGGCGATGCCGTCGCTGCTTGTTTCGGCTGCAAGTGACAGCAAGTCAGGGGAAGATACAACCCGGGAAAAAGGGAAAGTCTCCTCCAAGGATGAAGTTATCTATGGCAAGCTAAATGCTGCTGGGAAAAGACAAGAGCTTTACGTGGTCAACACGTTGGACGTTGAAAAAGCGGGAAAAGTCGTTGACCACGGAACGTACACCGATCTGAAAAACCTGACAGATTTATCGCCGTTGGAACAGAAGGACGGGGAAGTGACCATCGATGCACCAGAAGGAAAGTTTTATTACCAGGGGAACATGGAGGGTCAGTCCCTGCCATGGGATATTTCGATAACCTATCTGTTGGATGGGAAAGAAATCGCCCCGGCAGATCTGGCTGGAAAAGACGGTCATGTCGAAATAAAAATAGCTACATCGGCCAATGAAAAAGTCGATCCTGTATTTTTTGAAAACTATTTATTGCAAGTCTCTCTTTCTCTCAATCTGGATAACTATCGGAACATCAAGGCTACGGACGGAACACTTGCCAATGCGGGAAAAAACAAGCAAGTGAGCTTTACCGTGATGCCTGAAAAAGAGGAAGAACTAGTCGTGGAAGCGGATGTAACAGACTTTGAACTGGATGGCATCGACATCTCCGCTGTTCCTTCTTCTATGCCGATTGAATCTCCGGATATAGACGAAATGACTGGGGAGATGGACACGCTGACGGACGCCATAGCGGAAGTGAACGGTGGAGTCGCAGACCTGGAAGACGGGATTGCACAACTAAATGATGGCGCCGGGGAACTACGTGACGGTTCCATGCAATACAAAGATGGAATATCGTCACTGGCTGGTTCTTCTGCGGAGCTCGTAAACGGTTCTGGTAGCCTGAAGCAGGCACTGGAACAAATGAGCGCTTCCCTGGAAAGTGGCTCAGAAGATATGGGCCTCGGCGATTTGAAACAGCTGGAAGACGGACTTTCCCAAATGGCCGATGGAATCAATCAGTCGGCAGATGGGCTGGTTACGTTAAAAGACAACTATGCCAAAGCCTACAGCACGTTGGATGAAAAAATGGCGGCCATACCGGACTACGAGCTTTCAGAAGAGGAGTTCAAGCAGCTTTATAAAAGCGGCGCCAATCCGGAAGTTCTTGATAAATTAAAAGAAACGTACACCGCTGCGCGTACTGCCAAAGGCACTTATTCTGCTGTAAAAGAGGGATTTGATGCGGTCGGCGGAACGTTGGGGCAAGTCAGTGGTTCGCTTACTGACATGGCGGATAACCTGGAAGAGATGGCCAACCAGCTTGCCTCTTCCCGGGAAAACATGGATAGTGCCGATTCCTTTGCGCAGTTGCAAGATGGCATCCGTGAAATAGCCTCCCAGTATGCTTCCTTTCATTCCGGATTGGTGGAATATACGGATGGAGTGAACCAGTTATCCAGCTCTTATGGAGAACTTGACAACGGTATTTCCGGCCTTGCTGAAGGACTCGGAGAAACCGAAAGCGGCGTCGGTTCGCTGCATGACGGAACAGCTGAATTGCAGGAAGCTACGAGTGACCTGCCTGACGAGATGAAAAAAGAGGTCAATGAAATGATGGATGAGTATGATAAATCAGATTTTGAACCGGTATCTTTTGTTTCACCGGAAAATGAACACATCAATTCCGTCCAATTCGTGTTGAAAACGGAAAGCATCAAGCAAGAAGAACAAGAAGAGACAGAAGAATCTGTGGAAGAAGAGAAGGGGTTCTGGGACCGGTTGATGGATTTGTTTAAGTAG
- the copZ gene encoding copper chaperone CopZ gives MEKTLNVQGMSCGHCKMAVEGALKNLDGVSAAEVDLEAGKVDVTYDDAKVSFEAMKEAVEEQGYDVEA, from the coding sequence ATGGAAAAAACATTGAACGTTCAAGGCATGTCTTGTGGCCATTGCAAAATGGCGGTGGAAGGTGCCCTGAAGAACCTGGATGGCGTTTCAGCAGCTGAAGTGGATTTAGAAGCAGGCAAAGTCGATGTAACCTATGATGATGCCAAAGTTTCTTTTGAAGCGATGAAAGAAGCAGTTGAAGAACAAGGTTATGATGTCGAGGCTTAA
- a CDS encoding spore coat protein, with product MAKNQNQMQGGTQMPQNMANQAMNHGAHEMLDSHELIGCLIGVLEQYQLYDQHIQDPELKGILQRQSAFLTQTYNTVVDSFQTGQDPNVPTQQYKMEQSNEITYGLNAGQPKKPKQSVGELTDECYSSFMLSQTKAAASTFTMAAAEMNNPVLRRVVADSVPNMIEMGYELFLYQNKHGYYQVPQLKEQDMNTMLQAYTIAPQQGMH from the coding sequence ATGGCTAAAAATCAAAATCAAATGCAGGGCGGTACGCAAATGCCGCAAAATATGGCGAACCAGGCCATGAATCACGGAGCGCATGAAATGCTGGACTCCCATGAATTGATCGGCTGTTTGATCGGTGTGTTGGAGCAATATCAATTGTACGACCAACATATCCAGGATCCGGAATTGAAGGGGATTCTGCAGCGCCAGTCCGCCTTCTTGACGCAGACGTATAATACCGTGGTTGACAGCTTTCAAACAGGGCAGGACCCGAACGTGCCGACTCAACAGTATAAAATGGAGCAAAGCAACGAAATAACTTATGGGTTGAACGCAGGGCAACCGAAGAAACCGAAACAGTCTGTGGGGGAGCTTACGGACGAATGTTATTCTTCATTCATGCTGAGCCAGACAAAAGCTGCCGCCTCCACATTCACCATGGCCGCGGCCGAAATGAACAATCCGGTTCTTCGCCGTGTTGTTGCTGACAGTGTGCCGAACATGATTGAAATGGGCTACGAGCTATTTCTTTATCAAAACAAGCATGGTTACTATCAGGTGCCGCAGCTGAAAGAACAGGATATGAACACGATGCTGCAGGCT
- a CDS encoding aldo/keto reductase, translated as MEYINLGNSGLRVPKYILGTIPFSGTNGFEATGNIKEDDARKMVDIALEAGINMFDTANLYSKGDAERVLGAAIQGRRDEVLLTSKTGFQLGDNPNDGGASRINIETSIDRSLERLGTDYLDLYFVHLWDGQTPIEETVETMTNLVKSGKIRYWGVSNYSGWALARTFSIAERSGYIPPITQQIYYTPEAREAEYELLPAANELGIGSMIWSPLGEGLLNGKIGRNKTAPEDTRQGGGWPEPWVQDHERLYQVIDALEEVAANHDATIPQIAYTWVKDRPNVGPIVIAARNEQQLKEDIASFDIQLTQEEHDRIESVSRPAPLYPNWHRAMNSLEKGSPSEIPYLQGYTKSMGIED; from the coding sequence ATGGAATACATCAACCTGGGGAATTCCGGTCTGCGGGTTCCCAAATATATACTTGGAACCATTCCGTTCAGCGGAACGAATGGTTTTGAAGCGACCGGCAATATAAAGGAAGACGATGCACGCAAAATGGTCGATATCGCTTTAGAAGCAGGAATCAACATGTTTGATACAGCAAATCTCTATTCAAAAGGAGATGCGGAACGCGTACTCGGAGCTGCCATCCAGGGACGCCGGGACGAAGTGCTGCTCACATCGAAAACTGGCTTTCAATTGGGGGACAACCCAAACGACGGTGGTGCTTCCCGCATCAACATCGAAACTTCCATCGACCGTTCTTTGGAGAGACTGGGTACAGACTATCTCGACTTGTATTTCGTCCACTTATGGGATGGTCAAACGCCGATCGAGGAAACGGTAGAAACGATGACCAATCTCGTTAAGTCCGGCAAAATACGCTATTGGGGTGTTTCCAACTACAGCGGCTGGGCGCTTGCAAGGACTTTCTCCATTGCAGAGCGGTCCGGCTATATTCCGCCGATCACCCAGCAGATTTACTATACGCCAGAAGCGCGTGAAGCGGAATATGAACTACTGCCGGCAGCAAACGAGCTTGGCATCGGCTCCATGATTTGGAGTCCGCTCGGCGAAGGACTGCTTAATGGAAAAATCGGTCGCAATAAAACTGCTCCGGAAGACACCCGTCAGGGAGGCGGCTGGCCAGAGCCTTGGGTGCAGGATCATGAACGTCTTTATCAAGTAATCGATGCACTGGAAGAAGTCGCGGCCAATCACGATGCTACCATACCGCAAATTGCGTACACCTGGGTCAAAGACCGTCCGAACGTCGGCCCTATCGTCATAGCAGCACGTAATGAACAGCAGTTGAAGGAAGACATCGCTTCCTTTGATATTCAGCTGACACAGGAGGAGCATGATCGCATTGAATCGGTCTCACGTCCCGCACCACTCTATCCAAACTGGCATCGCGCCATGAATTCCCTGGAAAAGGGCAGTCCATCGGAAATCCCGTATCTGCAAGGATACACAAAGTCGATGGGAATAGAAGACTAA
- a CDS encoding efflux RND transporter permease subunit → MKDYLPEDAPSTTAMDIMDEEFDGSVPTNRVMMRDMTIQEALAFKEDLEAVDGVSEVTWLDDAIDIKQPLEMADQETVESYYKDGKALFSFSIEEGEAVATTDAIYDLIGEDNAMAGEDLNTATQQKMAGKESMYAGALLVPIIILILVLATSSWVEPVLFLTAIGVSVLINMGTNIFLGEVSFVTQSVAPILQLAVSLDYAIFLLHSFSDYRRKTADPQEAMQLAMKKSFSAIAASASTTFFGFIALTFMDFEIGADLGINLVKGIVLSFISVMVFLPTLTLLCYKWIDKTQHKPFLPRIRNKGNFVLKMRIPVLILVFLLIVPAFLAQSQTSFIYGIGDQPENTRAGSDAATIKDEFGESTPMVVLVPRGDTAKEEALVEDLEKVDKVSSVLAYVNTVSAAIPPEYVGSSVTEQFYSDNYSRIILQTDTKTEGEEAFHLIEQVQHTAEDHYDDDVYMAGESVTLYDIKNVVQKDNKLVNLLTIATVALVLLVTFKSISIPIVLLFTIQSAVWMNLSVPYFTDSSLVYVGYLLISIIQLAATVDYAILLMDAYKEDRKEMSAREAIKKTMDEKIFAIGISASILSSVGFILWITSSNPIVSSIGMLLGRGALLSFIMVVFFLPAMLLVFDKWIAKTTWKANFKKEK, encoded by the coding sequence ATGAAGGATTACTTGCCGGAGGATGCGCCATCGACAACGGCAATGGATATTATGGACGAAGAATTTGATGGAAGTGTACCGACAAACAGGGTAATGATGCGGGATATGACCATACAGGAAGCCCTTGCTTTCAAAGAAGATCTGGAAGCTGTCGATGGGGTATCAGAGGTCACTTGGCTGGATGATGCCATCGATATCAAACAACCGCTCGAAATGGCAGATCAGGAGACGGTTGAATCTTACTATAAAGATGGGAAGGCGCTTTTCTCCTTCAGCATCGAAGAGGGCGAGGCTGTAGCCACTACCGATGCCATCTATGATTTGATCGGCGAAGACAATGCGATGGCCGGGGAGGATTTGAATACGGCGACCCAGCAAAAGATGGCTGGAAAAGAGTCCATGTATGCGGGTGCCTTGTTGGTTCCGATCATCATTCTTATTTTGGTGCTTGCCACGAGCTCTTGGGTCGAACCGGTATTGTTCTTGACGGCGATCGGCGTTTCGGTACTTATCAACATGGGGACCAATATTTTTCTAGGTGAAGTTTCCTTTGTTACACAGTCCGTCGCGCCAATTTTGCAGCTGGCCGTATCGTTGGATTACGCAATTTTTCTACTGCACAGTTTTTCCGATTACCGGAGGAAAACAGCTGATCCGCAGGAAGCGATGCAGCTTGCGATGAAGAAATCCTTTTCCGCGATTGCGGCAAGTGCCTCGACGACCTTCTTCGGGTTTATTGCCTTGACGTTCATGGATTTTGAAATCGGGGCAGATTTAGGCATCAATTTGGTGAAAGGGATTGTCTTGAGCTTTATCAGTGTGATGGTATTTTTACCTACGCTTACACTGTTGTGTTATAAATGGATCGATAAAACCCAGCATAAACCGTTCCTGCCTCGCATCAGGAACAAAGGAAATTTCGTGTTGAAAATGAGAATTCCGGTTTTGATTCTTGTGTTTCTTTTGATCGTGCCGGCGTTTCTCGCGCAAAGCCAGACAAGTTTTATTTATGGAATCGGCGATCAGCCGGAGAATACCAGGGCCGGAAGCGACGCAGCGACAATTAAAGATGAATTTGGCGAAAGCACTCCGATGGTCGTGCTTGTCCCGCGGGGAGATACGGCCAAAGAGGAAGCACTGGTGGAAGACTTAGAGAAGGTTGACAAGGTTTCCAGTGTGCTTGCTTATGTGAATACCGTGAGCGCAGCGATTCCCCCCGAGTATGTAGGATCCTCCGTAACGGAACAATTTTACTCGGATAACTACAGTCGGATCATTTTGCAAACCGATACGAAAACCGAGGGGGAAGAGGCGTTCCATTTAATTGAACAGGTACAACATACAGCGGAAGATCATTATGATGATGACGTGTATATGGCCGGCGAAAGCGTGACATTGTACGACATCAAAAATGTCGTGCAGAAAGACAACAAGCTGGTCAATCTTCTGACGATCGCCACGGTCGCTCTTGTTTTGCTGGTGACCTTTAAGTCGATCTCGATTCCGATTGTCCTGCTGTTTACCATTCAGTCGGCAGTATGGATGAATTTATCTGTTCCATACTTTACGGACTCTTCGTTGGTATATGTAGGTTACCTGCTGATCAGCATTATCCAGCTTGCTGCCACCGTAGATTATGCAATCCTTCTGATGGATGCCTATAAAGAGGATAGGAAGGAAATGTCCGCCCGTGAGGCAATAAAGAAAACGATGGACGAAAAAATCTTTGCGATCGGCATATCCGCTTCGATTTTGTCCAGCGTCGGGTTTATCTTATGGATTACGTCGTCCAACCCGATCGTTTCCTCCATCGGGATGCTGCTGGGCCGCGGAGCATTGCTATCCTTTATCATGGTCGTTTTCTTCCTGCCTGCGATGCTGCTGGTATTTGATAAATGGATTGCCAAAACAACCTGGAAAGCAAACTTTAAAAAGGAGAAATGA
- a CDS encoding TetR/AcrR family transcriptional regulator codes for MARQKERGLFMTASKMDRRKKYTRMVLKDSLMQLLKQKQISAITVKELCGLADINRSTFYSHYFDQYDLLDKIEDEIIEDMKGYLSQYDFEKEEESLPMIEKLIEYFASKHDVCKTLFNEKVDTTFQKKVMVFAHGVFMNHWTTSKNFEEDASEYLSTFIISGSIHVIKSWLNNDMDKSPKEMAGIINKLINGGLFR; via the coding sequence ATGGCAAGACAAAAAGAAAGGGGATTATTCATGACTGCTTCCAAAATGGATAGAAGAAAAAAATACACGCGAATGGTTTTAAAAGACAGCCTGATGCAGCTGTTAAAGCAGAAACAAATTTCGGCGATTACCGTGAAAGAGCTTTGCGGATTGGCCGACATCAACCGCTCCACCTTTTACTCCCATTACTTTGATCAATATGACCTGCTGGATAAAATAGAAGATGAAATTATTGAAGACATGAAGGGGTATTTAAGCCAGTACGATTTTGAGAAAGAAGAGGAATCTCTCCCGATGATCGAAAAGCTGATTGAATACTTCGCATCCAAGCATGATGTATGCAAGACGCTTTTCAACGAAAAAGTCGATACAACCTTCCAGAAAAAAGTGATGGTGTTCGCACATGGCGTGTTTATGAACCATTGGACAACCAGCAAAAATTTTGAAGAGGACGCTTCGGAATATTTAAGCACATTCATCATCAGCGGAAGCATTCATGTGATAAAAAGCTGGCTGAACAATGACATGGATAAGTCCCCCAAAGAAATGGCTGGGATCATCAATAAGCTTATTAATGGCGGGCTTTTCAGGTAA